TGATCGATCGCTGGCTGGTCTACGACAAGGAGCGGGTCAACCAAGGCTATGGCGCCTACGACAATTGGCGTGACGTCGAGGTTGCCCGATCCGAACCGCTGACAGACCTGTCCATCGGCGAGGTTTTGCAGAATGCCATCGGCATCGAGCCGGCCAAATGGACGAAGAGCGACCAAATGCGCGTCGGTGCGTATCTCAAGACCCGTGGCTGGGAACGGTATCGCCGTCGCTCTGGCGGCGGGCTTGAATGGCGGCATCGGAAACCAGACTGACTGCCATCATCACAGTGCTTGTGCAGGCCACGCGGGCTCAATCCGTCAGGGCGGAGACCAAAAGGCCGTCAAATGATGCGAGAGATCGCTCGGCTTGGTCGCGCGGTTCCCGAGGTAAAGAAGCCGGGACAATGGTCTCGAACCGCACACCCGGCGCACTCTTCGATGAGGATCTGTTTGTGGTCAGAGATGCTCTTTCGAGCCAGGCCCCACGCCGCTTGCGGTAGGACACAAAGCGGGAGGTTGTAGATCGACACGTCGACGCCTCGACGGAATAGGTGTTCGGACGCCGCCAAAAGCCCGTCGGCGTAATCGATGGGGTCAATCCAGAGGCTGTCCCAGTTCTTCTTCACGTAGCCCATCTGCTCGAGGCCCATGAAGGCGACTTGGGCGACGAACGGCAGCTTGCGCCAGACGAACTCGGCGAGCTGGCCAAGTCGAGGCACGCTCTGGGCGTGAAGGACCACCCGGATTTCCGCCTCGATGCCATGGGCCTCCAGATTGTAGAACCCGGCCAGCGTCTGGTGGAACGCACCGCGGGCCTGGGCGATGTGGTCGTGGACGTCTGGCACGTCGGCATGGAGCGGGATGCTGAACCGCAGGTTCGGGTGCCTGACGGCGGCGATGGCCGACACCAACGCCGGGTCGGCGAAGGTTCGCCCATTCGACAGGGAGGTTATGGCGGTGTTCGGCAGATCGGCCTTCAAATGTTCCAATAAGCGCACGAACCCGACTCCGAACAAGGTCGGCTCGCCGCCGGTGATGCCGAGCCGGACGGGAGGCTGGTCTTTGAGGAGGCCGATGATGCGGTGGCAGGTGCCCAGCATGCCGTC
The sequence above is drawn from the Magnetospirillum sp. 15-1 genome and encodes:
- the hxsC gene encoding His-Xaa-Ser system radical SAM maturase HxsC, translating into MAVVMAAHGRFSHPFEPVIGRVSETVAVASPADTVLVCRSGRVPDVDLSSFAAVLMEGREAEGPRIGAYDDLSHLADGDLVMVDGTNGRTRTLFRRGSPHNALFVTERCNSNCLMCSQPPKDDDGMLGTCHRIIGLLKDQPPVRLGITGGEPTLFGVGFVRLLEHLKADLPNTAITSLSNGRTFADPALVSAIAAVRHPNLRFSIPLHADVPDVHDHIAQARGAFHQTLAGFYNLEAHGIEAEIRVVLHAQSVPRLGQLAEFVWRKLPFVAQVAFMGLEQMGYVKKNWDSLWIDPIDYADGLLAASEHLFRRGVDVSIYNLPLCVLPQAAWGLARKSISDHKQILIEECAGCAVRDHCPGFFTSGTARPSRAISRII